One Drosophila willistoni isolate 14030-0811.24 chromosome XL unlocalized genomic scaffold, UCI_dwil_1.1 Seg142, whole genome shotgun sequence genomic region harbors:
- the LOC6644519 gene encoding probable phosphorylase b kinase regulatory subunit alpha isoform X1, translated as MRSRSNSGVRLDYYQRIVHRLILAHQEPVTGLFPASNVNSHAWIRDNVYCILAVWGLSMAYKKIADQDEDRAKCYELEQSCVKLMRGLLMAMMNQKDKVEKFKMTQSPYDSLHAKYSSKNGLPVVGDREWGHLQIDAVSLYLLILAQMTASGLQIVFSLDEVSFIQNLVFYIESAYSIPDYGIWERGDKTNHGEPELNASSIGMAKAALEAMNELDLFGARGGPASVIHVLADEAHKCQAVLQSMLPRESNSKELDSGLLCVIGFPAFAVDDAQLIHNTKDAILCRLQGKYGCKRFLRDGYRTPKEDPSRLYYERWELRMFENIECEWPLFYCYLILFHAFQNDKRSVQEYADRLEKIMVRSEDGILLVPESYAVPQDLVGFEYQKPGSQAREVVGRCPFLWGQSLFILGRLLQEGFLAVGELDPLNRRLGAQKKPDVVVQVVIIAEDNEIRDKLAEHDLHVQTIAEVAPIEVQPARVLSHLYTYLGRNRKLGLSGRKSRDVGILSTSKLYSLKDRIFAFTPQHIDYEEYYTTRDPDLLASNFTTNLAFLTNNWRHMLGRPTITLMATHYMLDQDRIPLAMIQTMRKLKSGYINGTRVMLGNLKDFLNTSAITDLSFLGSTEDGYPDRLHPDVQTYLDEHLLRSFSNRNTMNLRGGQLRPRTLRRRMSCKGAIKKTRSINVDSDNLGMEGPSPLTERRLSSIVPPPWLQANKQNHVSVFATTPEEGPTSPPQLGGELIRENIYPVDPHHGRLAVDRRSEFVRQQEITVPKILIQRHRAETNFAETEVEELIAMLRETENLEEQGDILQFLVDTQGLDFNTAGLGFKHKSGDNDNNNAAVELEQTFLDEVVLELAGGGTCGGGGSGAAGASSSSTSPTSSASAVMPKVIIDAASSPTTATANDENEKNNKVTAATATNSATASNNNQNNTSSNNNNDSSQSEGMLEEGRVVTVRDLLKGLYEKACQQKLWGLVRHTAGMLGKRVEDLAKAVTDLLVRQKQVTVGMPPNNEHTITAPLPEGELRQLIHDAYGDDESTAMLTQELMVYLAMFIRTEPQLFHEMLRLRVGLIIQVMAKELSRTLNCDGEAASEHLLNLSPFEMKNLLYHILSGKEFAVSSVARGNLSIVSCKSSRVSKKSQIGLGDPEGEDALIATIDDRQGQWLRRRRLDGALNRVPRDFYSRVWTVLEKCQGLAIEGRVLQQSLTQEMTPGELKFALEVETALNQIPQPEYRQLVVEALMVLTLVTEHNMVPSLGDVIYVEHLVHKANQLFLEDQRKVQGDATLCCAKLKDGKEQQQAASGMLLCGGAAYICQHLYDSAPSGSYGTMTYMSRAVAHVLDCVPKHGEMECAIS; from the exons ATGCGTTCCCGTAGCAATTCCGGCGTCCGTCTGGACTACTATCAGCGGATTGTGCATCGCTTAATATTGGCGCACCAGGAGCCGGTAACTGGCCTATTTCCAGCTTCGAATGTTAATTCACATGCCTGGATCCGAGACAATGTCTATTGCATCTTGGCTGTTTGGGGCCTTTCGATGGCCTATAAAAAGATTGCCGATCAGGACGAAGATCGCGCCAAATGCTATGAGCTCGAACAGAGCTGTGTCAAGCTTATGCGGGGCCTTCTGATGGCAATGATGAACCAAAAGGACAAAGTTGAGAAATTCAAGATGACCCAAAGTCCCTACGATTCTCTGCATGCTAAGTATTCAAGCAAAAATGGCTTGCCAGTAGTCGGAGACAGAGAATGGGGCCATCTACAGATCGATGCCGTGTCCCTGTATCTACTAATTCTTGCCCAGATGACGGCATCTGGACTGCAAATTGTTTTCTCACTGGATGAAGTGTCAttcatacaaaatttggtATTCTATATAGAATCAGCTTACTCTATACCCGATTATGGTATTTGGGAGCGTGGCGACAAGACAAATCATG GTGAGCCTGAGCTGAATGCCAGCTCCATTGGCATGGCAAAGGCAGCTTTGGAGGCAATGAATGAATTGGATTTATTTGGAGCCCGTGGCGGTCCGGCCAGTGTTATCCATGTGCTGGCAGATGAGGCCCACAAATGTCAGGCTGTGCTTCAATCAATGTTGCCGCGTGAGTCGAACAGCAAGGAATTGGATTCTGGTCTCCTGTGTGTCATTGGCTTCCCTGCATTTGCTGTGGACGATGCCCAGCTAATTCACAACACCAAGGATGCCATTCTCTGCCGCCTGCAGGGAAAATATGGTTGTAAACGTTTTCTACGCGATGGCTATCGCACCCCTAAAGAGGATCCCTCTCGCCTCTACTATGAACGCTGGGAATTACGAATGTTTGAGAATATCGAGTGCGAATGGCCACTTTTCTATTGCTACCTGATCCTCTTTCATGCCTTCCAAAACGATAAACGTTCAGTTCAGGAGTATGCTGATCGTCTCGAAAAGATAATGGTTCGATCGGAAGATGGTATATTGCTTGTTCCAGAGAGTTATGCTGTGCCGCAGGATCTGGTGGGATTTGAATACCAAAAACCTGGCTCTCAAGCCAGAGAAGTTGTTGGACGTTGTCCCTTTTTGTGGGGTCAATCCCTCTTTATATTGGGCAGACTTTTGCAAGAA GGCTTCTTGGCCGTTGGTGAATTGGATCCCCTGAATCGTCGTCTGGGTGCTCAAAAGAAACCGGATGTTGTTGTCCAGGTTGTAATTATAGCCGAGGACAATGAGATTCGTGACAAATTAGCCGAACATGATTTGCATGTTCAGACAATTGCTGAAGTTGCTCCCATCGAGGTACAACCAGCCCGAGTGCTAAGTCATTTGTATACCTATTTGGGTAGGAATCGCAAGTTGGGCTTAAGTGGACGCAAATCCCGGGATGTGGGCATCTTGAGTACCAGTAAATTGTATTCGCTCAAGGATCGTATTTTTGCCTTTACCCCGCAG CATATCGACTATGAAGAATACTACACAACACGTGATCCCGATTTGCTTGCTAGCaattttacaacaaatttaGCATTCTTGACCAACAATTGGCGTCATATGTTGGGCAGGCCGACAATCACATTAATGGCTACGCATTATATGCTAG ATCAAGATCGTATACCATTGGCCATGATACAAACGATGAGAAAACTAAAATCTGGCTATATCAATGGAACACGTGTCATGTTGGGCAATTTAAAGGACTTTCTGAATACCTCAGCCATTACGGATTTGAGTTTTCTGGGCAGCACCGAGGATGGCTATCCAGATCGTTTGCATCCCGATGTCCAGACCTATCTCGATGAGCATCTATTGCGTTCGTTTAGTAATCGCAATACAATGAATTTACGTGGTGGCCAATTGCGTCCACGTACTCTGCGACGTCGTATGTCATGCAAGGGAGCCATCAAGAAGACCCGTTCCATAAATGTTGATT CTGATAATCTGGGCATGGAGGGTCCCTCCCCACTGACAGAACGTCGCTTATCCTCCATAGTTCCTCCACCTTGGCTGCAGGCCAATAAACAGAACCATGTCAGTGTTTTTGCCACCACACCAGAAGAGGGGCCCACCTCGCCACCACAATTGGGCGGTGAATTGATACGTGAGAATATCTATCCTGTGGATCCGCATCATGGACGTTTGGCCGTCGACAGGCGCAGCGAATTTGTGCGACAACAAGAGA TAACTGTGCCCAAAATTCTAATTCAACGCCATCGTGCGGAAACAAATTTCGCGGAAACAGAGGTCGAAGAGCTAATCGCTATGCTACGCGAAACAGAGAATCTCGAGGAGCAAGGCGATATTCTACAATTTTTGGTCGATACACAAGGATTGGATTTCAATACAG CTGGCCTGGGTTTTAAGCATAAAAGCGGCGacaatgataataataatgctGCTGTGG aactCGAGCAAACATTTCTGGATGAAGTTGTGCTCGAACTGGCTGGTGGTGGGAcgtgtggtggtggtggtagtgGTGCTGCTGGTGCTTCATCCTCATCTACGTCGCCTACAtcttctgcttctgctgtCATGCCCAAAGTGATTATCGATGCCGCCTCCTCACCCACAACAGCCACAGCTAACGATGAGAATGAGAAGAATAACAAAGTGaccgccgccaccgccaccaaTTCTGCCACCGCTAGCAACAATAATCAGAACAACACAAGCTCGAATAACAACAACGATTCTTCTCAATCTGAAGGCATGCTAGAGGAGGGACGTGTCGTCACCGTACGGGATCTTCTGAAGGGTCTCTATGAGAAAGCCTGCCAGCAGAAGCTATGGGGCTTGGTCCGCCATACAGCTGGCATGTTGGGCAAACGTGTCGAGGATTTGGCCAAAGCGGTAACCGATCTATTGGTGCGCCAGAAGCAAGTAACTGTGGGAATGCCGCCAAACAATGAGCATACAATAACCGCTCCCCTGCCCGAGGGTGAGCTACGTCAGTTGATACACGAT GCTTATGGCGATGATGAGAGTACAGCCATGTTGACACAAGAGTTAATGGTCTATCTGGCCATGTTTATACGGACCGAGCCGCAACTGTTTCATGAGATGTTACGCCTGCGTGTTGGCCTCATCATTCAGGTTATGGCCAAGGAGCTGTCGCGTACCCTTAACTGTGACGGTGAGGCAGCATCGGAACATCTACTTAATCTCTCGCCATTCGAGATGAAGAATCTGCTCTATCATATACTCAGCGGCAAAGAGTTTGCCGTCAGCAGCG TTGCTCGTGGCAATCTTTCGATTGTGAGTTGCAAAAGCAGTCGCGTTAGTAAGAAAAGCCAAATTGGTCTGGGTGATCCAGAGGGTGAGGATGCTCTTATAGCCACTATTGATGATAGGCAAGGTCAGTGGTTGCGTCGACGTCGTCTCGATGGTGCATTGAATCGAGTGCCCAGAGATTTCTACTCACGCGTGTGGACGGTCTTGGAGAAATGTCAGGGCTTGGCCATCGAGGGACGTGTTTTGCAACAGAGCCTTACCCAGGAAATGACGCCGGGTGAATTAAAGTTTGCCCTAGAAGTGGAAACGGCCTTGAATCAAATACCACAGCCAGAGTATCGTCAACTTGTGGTTGAGGCCCTAATGGTTCTTACCCTGGTCACTGAGCACAATATGGTGCCATCTTTGGGTGATGTTATCTATGTGGAGCATTTGGTGCACAAGGCCAACCAATTATTCCTCGAGGATCAACGCAAGGTGCAAGGCGATGCCACTCTATGCTGTGCCAAGCTCAAGGACGGCAAGGAACAACAACAGGCGGCATCTGGCATGTTGCTCTGTGGTGGAGCTGCCTATATATGTCAGCATCTGTACGATAG TGCTCCCAGCGGCAGCTATGGCACCATGACCTACATGTCCCGTGCTGTAGCCCATGTACTCGACTGTGTGCCTAAGCATGGTGAAATGGAGTGTGCCATTTCGTAA
- the LOC6644519 gene encoding probable phosphorylase b kinase regulatory subunit alpha isoform X2, whose product MRSRSNSGVRLDYYQRIVHRLILAHQEPVTGLFPASNVNSHAWIRDNVYCILAVWGLSMAYKKIADQDEDRAKCYELEQSCVKLMRGLLMAMMNQKDKVEKFKMTQSPYDSLHAKYSSKNGLPVVGDREWGHLQIDAVSLYLLILAQMTASGLQIVFSLDEVSFIQNLVFYIESAYSIPDYGIWERGDKTNHGEPELNASSIGMAKAALEAMNELDLFGARGGPASVIHVLADEAHKCQAVLQSMLPRESNSKELDSGLLCVIGFPAFAVDDAQLIHNTKDAILCRLQGKYGCKRFLRDGYRTPKEDPSRLYYERWELRMFENIECEWPLFYCYLILFHAFQNDKRSVQEYADRLEKIMVRSEDGILLVPESYAVPQDLVGFEYQKPGSQAREVVGRCPFLWGQSLFILGRLLQEGFLAVGELDPLNRRLGAQKKPDVVVQVVIIAEDNEIRDKLAEHDLHVQTIAEVAPIEVQPARVLSHLYTYLGRNRKLGLSGRKSRDVGILSTSKLYSLKDRIFAFTPQFVDLSRFYIASDNELMIDILKGEINFLKSAWDLLGRPLVTLVLKRIHLDQDRIPLAMIQTMRKLKSGYINGTRVMLGNLKDFLNTSAITDLSFLGSTEDGYPDRLHPDVQTYLDEHLLRSFSNRNTMNLRGGQLRPRTLRRRMSCKGAIKKTRSINVDSDNLGMEGPSPLTERRLSSIVPPPWLQANKQNHVSVFATTPEEGPTSPPQLGGELIRENIYPVDPHHGRLAVDRRSEFVRQQEITVPKILIQRHRAETNFAETEVEELIAMLRETENLEEQGDILQFLVDTQGLDFNTAGLGFKHKSGDNDNNNAAVELEQTFLDEVVLELAGGGTCGGGGSGAAGASSSSTSPTSSASAVMPKVIIDAASSPTTATANDENEKNNKVTAATATNSATASNNNQNNTSSNNNNDSSQSEGMLEEGRVVTVRDLLKGLYEKACQQKLWGLVRHTAGMLGKRVEDLAKAVTDLLVRQKQVTVGMPPNNEHTITAPLPEGELRQLIHDAYGDDESTAMLTQELMVYLAMFIRTEPQLFHEMLRLRVGLIIQVMAKELSRTLNCDGEAASEHLLNLSPFEMKNLLYHILSGKEFAVSSVARGNLSIVSCKSSRVSKKSQIGLGDPEGEDALIATIDDRQGQWLRRRRLDGALNRVPRDFYSRVWTVLEKCQGLAIEGRVLQQSLTQEMTPGELKFALEVETALNQIPQPEYRQLVVEALMVLTLVTEHNMVPSLGDVIYVEHLVHKANQLFLEDQRKVQGDATLCCAKLKDGKEQQQAASGMLLCGGAAYICQHLYDSAPSGSYGTMTYMSRAVAHVLDCVPKHGEMECAIS is encoded by the exons ATGCGTTCCCGTAGCAATTCCGGCGTCCGTCTGGACTACTATCAGCGGATTGTGCATCGCTTAATATTGGCGCACCAGGAGCCGGTAACTGGCCTATTTCCAGCTTCGAATGTTAATTCACATGCCTGGATCCGAGACAATGTCTATTGCATCTTGGCTGTTTGGGGCCTTTCGATGGCCTATAAAAAGATTGCCGATCAGGACGAAGATCGCGCCAAATGCTATGAGCTCGAACAGAGCTGTGTCAAGCTTATGCGGGGCCTTCTGATGGCAATGATGAACCAAAAGGACAAAGTTGAGAAATTCAAGATGACCCAAAGTCCCTACGATTCTCTGCATGCTAAGTATTCAAGCAAAAATGGCTTGCCAGTAGTCGGAGACAGAGAATGGGGCCATCTACAGATCGATGCCGTGTCCCTGTATCTACTAATTCTTGCCCAGATGACGGCATCTGGACTGCAAATTGTTTTCTCACTGGATGAAGTGTCAttcatacaaaatttggtATTCTATATAGAATCAGCTTACTCTATACCCGATTATGGTATTTGGGAGCGTGGCGACAAGACAAATCATG GTGAGCCTGAGCTGAATGCCAGCTCCATTGGCATGGCAAAGGCAGCTTTGGAGGCAATGAATGAATTGGATTTATTTGGAGCCCGTGGCGGTCCGGCCAGTGTTATCCATGTGCTGGCAGATGAGGCCCACAAATGTCAGGCTGTGCTTCAATCAATGTTGCCGCGTGAGTCGAACAGCAAGGAATTGGATTCTGGTCTCCTGTGTGTCATTGGCTTCCCTGCATTTGCTGTGGACGATGCCCAGCTAATTCACAACACCAAGGATGCCATTCTCTGCCGCCTGCAGGGAAAATATGGTTGTAAACGTTTTCTACGCGATGGCTATCGCACCCCTAAAGAGGATCCCTCTCGCCTCTACTATGAACGCTGGGAATTACGAATGTTTGAGAATATCGAGTGCGAATGGCCACTTTTCTATTGCTACCTGATCCTCTTTCATGCCTTCCAAAACGATAAACGTTCAGTTCAGGAGTATGCTGATCGTCTCGAAAAGATAATGGTTCGATCGGAAGATGGTATATTGCTTGTTCCAGAGAGTTATGCTGTGCCGCAGGATCTGGTGGGATTTGAATACCAAAAACCTGGCTCTCAAGCCAGAGAAGTTGTTGGACGTTGTCCCTTTTTGTGGGGTCAATCCCTCTTTATATTGGGCAGACTTTTGCAAGAA GGCTTCTTGGCCGTTGGTGAATTGGATCCCCTGAATCGTCGTCTGGGTGCTCAAAAGAAACCGGATGTTGTTGTCCAGGTTGTAATTATAGCCGAGGACAATGAGATTCGTGACAAATTAGCCGAACATGATTTGCATGTTCAGACAATTGCTGAAGTTGCTCCCATCGAGGTACAACCAGCCCGAGTGCTAAGTCATTTGTATACCTATTTGGGTAGGAATCGCAAGTTGGGCTTAAGTGGACGCAAATCCCGGGATGTGGGCATCTTGAGTACCAGTAAATTGTATTCGCTCAAGGATCGTATTTTTGCCTTTACCCCGCAG TTTGTCGACTTGTCACGCTTCTATATTGCCTCCGATAATGAACTTATGATTGACATCCTTAAAGGCGAAATCAATTTTCTCAAGTCCGCTTGGGATCTGCTGGGTCGTCCGTTGGTGACATTAGTACTGAAGCGCATCCATTTAG ATCAAGATCGTATACCATTGGCCATGATACAAACGATGAGAAAACTAAAATCTGGCTATATCAATGGAACACGTGTCATGTTGGGCAATTTAAAGGACTTTCTGAATACCTCAGCCATTACGGATTTGAGTTTTCTGGGCAGCACCGAGGATGGCTATCCAGATCGTTTGCATCCCGATGTCCAGACCTATCTCGATGAGCATCTATTGCGTTCGTTTAGTAATCGCAATACAATGAATTTACGTGGTGGCCAATTGCGTCCACGTACTCTGCGACGTCGTATGTCATGCAAGGGAGCCATCAAGAAGACCCGTTCCATAAATGTTGATT CTGATAATCTGGGCATGGAGGGTCCCTCCCCACTGACAGAACGTCGCTTATCCTCCATAGTTCCTCCACCTTGGCTGCAGGCCAATAAACAGAACCATGTCAGTGTTTTTGCCACCACACCAGAAGAGGGGCCCACCTCGCCACCACAATTGGGCGGTGAATTGATACGTGAGAATATCTATCCTGTGGATCCGCATCATGGACGTTTGGCCGTCGACAGGCGCAGCGAATTTGTGCGACAACAAGAGA TAACTGTGCCCAAAATTCTAATTCAACGCCATCGTGCGGAAACAAATTTCGCGGAAACAGAGGTCGAAGAGCTAATCGCTATGCTACGCGAAACAGAGAATCTCGAGGAGCAAGGCGATATTCTACAATTTTTGGTCGATACACAAGGATTGGATTTCAATACAG CTGGCCTGGGTTTTAAGCATAAAAGCGGCGacaatgataataataatgctGCTGTGG aactCGAGCAAACATTTCTGGATGAAGTTGTGCTCGAACTGGCTGGTGGTGGGAcgtgtggtggtggtggtagtgGTGCTGCTGGTGCTTCATCCTCATCTACGTCGCCTACAtcttctgcttctgctgtCATGCCCAAAGTGATTATCGATGCCGCCTCCTCACCCACAACAGCCACAGCTAACGATGAGAATGAGAAGAATAACAAAGTGaccgccgccaccgccaccaaTTCTGCCACCGCTAGCAACAATAATCAGAACAACACAAGCTCGAATAACAACAACGATTCTTCTCAATCTGAAGGCATGCTAGAGGAGGGACGTGTCGTCACCGTACGGGATCTTCTGAAGGGTCTCTATGAGAAAGCCTGCCAGCAGAAGCTATGGGGCTTGGTCCGCCATACAGCTGGCATGTTGGGCAAACGTGTCGAGGATTTGGCCAAAGCGGTAACCGATCTATTGGTGCGCCAGAAGCAAGTAACTGTGGGAATGCCGCCAAACAATGAGCATACAATAACCGCTCCCCTGCCCGAGGGTGAGCTACGTCAGTTGATACACGAT GCTTATGGCGATGATGAGAGTACAGCCATGTTGACACAAGAGTTAATGGTCTATCTGGCCATGTTTATACGGACCGAGCCGCAACTGTTTCATGAGATGTTACGCCTGCGTGTTGGCCTCATCATTCAGGTTATGGCCAAGGAGCTGTCGCGTACCCTTAACTGTGACGGTGAGGCAGCATCGGAACATCTACTTAATCTCTCGCCATTCGAGATGAAGAATCTGCTCTATCATATACTCAGCGGCAAAGAGTTTGCCGTCAGCAGCG TTGCTCGTGGCAATCTTTCGATTGTGAGTTGCAAAAGCAGTCGCGTTAGTAAGAAAAGCCAAATTGGTCTGGGTGATCCAGAGGGTGAGGATGCTCTTATAGCCACTATTGATGATAGGCAAGGTCAGTGGTTGCGTCGACGTCGTCTCGATGGTGCATTGAATCGAGTGCCCAGAGATTTCTACTCACGCGTGTGGACGGTCTTGGAGAAATGTCAGGGCTTGGCCATCGAGGGACGTGTTTTGCAACAGAGCCTTACCCAGGAAATGACGCCGGGTGAATTAAAGTTTGCCCTAGAAGTGGAAACGGCCTTGAATCAAATACCACAGCCAGAGTATCGTCAACTTGTGGTTGAGGCCCTAATGGTTCTTACCCTGGTCACTGAGCACAATATGGTGCCATCTTTGGGTGATGTTATCTATGTGGAGCATTTGGTGCACAAGGCCAACCAATTATTCCTCGAGGATCAACGCAAGGTGCAAGGCGATGCCACTCTATGCTGTGCCAAGCTCAAGGACGGCAAGGAACAACAACAGGCGGCATCTGGCATGTTGCTCTGTGGTGGAGCTGCCTATATATGTCAGCATCTGTACGATAG TGCTCCCAGCGGCAGCTATGGCACCATGACCTACATGTCCCGTGCTGTAGCCCATGTACTCGACTGTGTGCCTAAGCATGGTGAAATGGAGTGTGCCATTTCGTAA